The Diorhabda sublineata isolate icDioSubl1.1 chromosome 6, icDioSubl1.1, whole genome shotgun sequence genome includes a window with the following:
- the LOC130445689 gene encoding putative uncharacterized protein DDB_G0282133 isoform X3 has translation MFDNICRLCSDAPDKLVSVFDKKEIKNLLKFKKPLQYVIFITAGVEINKEDPISQKICTSCGKHLVQLYKFREKSLKNDRFLRELQKKTAEKNIIHNSVVQLFKTYPYLKLPYDSLNLDFSPIVEMDLNEVENYFESKNIRSKNHIRRVMEDKKIKEAVSPINIKFRLDKSAYEIFRKPLYYTVDDEGKLQNEIIDLISSSPSINNRKRKIDDDINIYLQNEKIDSKKFQSIDNSNITPNVISNLTLKENINKNILNVEHNQDKTFSYPPVKQFIKPQNEPTFSCHFCRNTFETKTFTIHYKACAINNMPDVLVDKLENNKTAETMYRRAISNLIEPVIEITNSTYFNINYEIETRQLIRQLLTIDKNLRPAERDTQTDLKPNETDLESINTEHGITSSVILKNFKPYLDLYKIPVSINIGNELSVKYSYKDPPETIRKFKDWNNLTPIDVKITKETKELKQSQEAGLLENLDTIKKLLDSVDTSATMHDNVAESHSSTENIVSTNINLNVPSFGLRYELEQNHDYIVKPQNIQFPSYSPCIKENFCDYRNYNNSLNCLPSGYTNESQNGMLYDQHFDKYPNVTSNVNNQIPIRNSNKIWYPPLPSHNFIPSIETKQTVYQLNPDRMQPVIQRIRNDNYHLNSAQSNMYSGSSNNTYYNNYQQNANRGYSVNNNGSGKIVTQMHYRDAQYSRHNLNQNCINNNSSGIRVRPISDLK, from the exons atgtttgatAATATTTGTAGATTGTGTTCAGACGCGCCGGATAAATTGGTTTCCGTATTCgataaaaaggaaattaaaaatcTACTGAAATTCAAGAAACCACTACAATATGTCATTTTCATTACTGCTGGTGTTGAG ataAATAAAGAGGATCCAATATCTCAAAAGATATGTACGAGTTGTGGAAAACACCTTGTACAATTGtataaatttcgtgaaaaatcTCTGAAAAATGACAGGTTCTTAAGG GAACTTCAGAAAAAAACCGCCGAAAAAAACATAATTCACAATAGCGTCGTTCAACTTTTCAAAACTTACCCTTATCTCAAATTACCTTACGATAGTTTGAATTTAGATTTTTCGCCAATCGTAGAAATGGATTTGAACGAAGtcgaaaattatttcgaaagtAAAAATATCCGTTCGAAAAATCACATTCGAAGGGTAATGGAggacaaaaaaatcaaagaagCCGTTTCtccaataaatatcaaatttagaTTAGATAAATCAGCTTACGAAATTTTTCGTAAACCCCTGTATTATACAGTAGACGACGAAGGGAAACTTCAAAACGAAATAATAGATCTTATATCATCATCCCcttctattaataatagaaaaagaaaaattgacgacgatataaatatttatttacaaaatgaaaaaatagattcaaaaaaatttcaaagtattgATAACTCCAACATAACACCAAATGTCATTTCTAACCTCACActcaaagaaaatataaacaaaaacattttaaacgTCGAACATAATCAAGATAAAACTTTTTCGTATCCCCCCGTAAAACAATTTATCAAACCTCAAAACGAACCAACATTTAGTTGCCATTTTTGTCGAAATACATTCGAAACAAAAACATTCACAATTCACTACAAAGCATGCGCAATAAACAATATGCCCGACGTATTAGTggataaattagaaaataataaaaccgcGGAAACAATGTACCGTCGAGCTATATCTAATCTTATAGAACCGGTAATCGAAATTACGAATAGTacctattttaatattaattatgaaattgaaACACGACAATTAATTCGACAATTATTAACAATCGATAAAAATTTACGTCCAGCTGAACGAGACACTCAAACCGATTTAAAACCGAACGAAACCGATTTAGAATCGATTAATACCGAGCACGGAATAACATCCTcggttatattaaaaaatttcaaaccatatctcgatttatataaaattccaGTATCGATTAATATCGGAAACGAATTATCTGTCAAATATAGTTATAAAGACCCGCCTGAAACGATACGAAAATTTAAAGATTGGAATAACCTCACTCCTATAGATGTTAAAATCACCAAAGAAACTAAGGAATTGAAACAAAGTCAAGAAGCGGGACTATTAGAAAATTTAGATACTATTAAGAAACTTCTCGATTCGGTTGACACTAGTGCTACGATGCACGACAACGTTGCCGAGTCTCATTCATCGACTGAAAATATCGTATCTACAAATATTAATCTAAACGTACCTAGCTTCGGTTTAAGATACGAGTTGGAACAAAATCACGATTATATTGtaaaacctcaaaatatacaatttccaTCGTATTCTCCAtgtattaaagaaaatttttgtgattATCGAAACTATAATAATTCATTGAACTGTCTACCTTCTGGATACACGAATGAATCTCAAAATGGTATGTTGTACGATCAACATTTTGACAAATATCCAAATGTAACTTCGAACGTTAATAATCAAATTCCGATTCgtaattctaataaaatttggTATCCTCCGTTACCTTCTCACAACTTTATTCCTAGTATAGAAACGAAACAAACCGTGTACCAGTTAAATCCGGATAGAATGCAACCCGTAATACAGAGAATACGTAATGATAATTATCATTTGAATTCTGCGCAATCGAATATGTACAGTGGTTCGTCTAATAATAcgtattataataattatcaacaaaacgCAAATCGTGGTTATAGTGTTAATAATAACGGAAGTGGTAAAATAGTTACGCAAATGCATTACAGGGATGCTCAATATTCGAGACACAATTTAAAccaaaattgtattaataataattcttcCGGTATCAGAGTTCGACCGATTAgtgatttaaaatga
- the LOC130445689 gene encoding putative uncharacterized protein DDB_G0282133 isoform X1 yields MSSAIFRMKKFISCSNLVLQTEFAPGHRVIYVDMNIKSVCRLCSSNSENNKRFCVFSYYVGNKRKSVRDIISKIIGIEINKEDPISQKICTSCGKHLVQLYKFREKSLKNDRFLRELQKKTAEKNIIHNSVVQLFKTYPYLKLPYDSLNLDFSPIVEMDLNEVENYFESKNIRSKNHIRRVMEDKKIKEAVSPINIKFRLDKSAYEIFRKPLYYTVDDEGKLQNEIIDLISSSPSINNRKRKIDDDINIYLQNEKIDSKKFQSIDNSNITPNVISNLTLKENINKNILNVEHNQDKTFSYPPVKQFIKPQNEPTFSCHFCRNTFETKTFTIHYKACAINNMPDVLVDKLENNKTAETMYRRAISNLIEPVIEITNSTYFNINYEIETRQLIRQLLTIDKNLRPAERDTQTDLKPNETDLESINTEHGITSSVILKNFKPYLDLYKIPVSINIGNELSVKYSYKDPPETIRKFKDWNNLTPIDVKITKETKELKQSQEAGLLENLDTIKKLLDSVDTSATMHDNVAESHSSTENIVSTNINLNVPSFGLRYELEQNHDYIVKPQNIQFPSYSPCIKENFCDYRNYNNSLNCLPSGYTNESQNGMLYDQHFDKYPNVTSNVNNQIPIRNSNKIWYPPLPSHNFIPSIETKQTVYQLNPDRMQPVIQRIRNDNYHLNSAQSNMYSGSSNNTYYNNYQQNANRGYSVNNNGSGKIVTQMHYRDAQYSRHNLNQNCINNNSSGIRVRPISDLK; encoded by the exons ATGTCTTCGGCTATTTTTAGAATGAAGAAATTCATATCGTGTTCGAATCTTGTTCTCCAGACCGAATTTGCGCCTGGACACCGCGTGATCTACGTCGATATGAATATTAAAAGTGTTTGTAGACTGTGCTCGTCTAACAGTGAAAACAATAAacgtttttgtgtttttagttATTATGTTGGAAATAAAAGGAAAAGTGTAAGGGatattatatcgaaaattatcGGAATAGAG ataAATAAAGAGGATCCAATATCTCAAAAGATATGTACGAGTTGTGGAAAACACCTTGTACAATTGtataaatttcgtgaaaaatcTCTGAAAAATGACAGGTTCTTAAGG GAACTTCAGAAAAAAACCGCCGAAAAAAACATAATTCACAATAGCGTCGTTCAACTTTTCAAAACTTACCCTTATCTCAAATTACCTTACGATAGTTTGAATTTAGATTTTTCGCCAATCGTAGAAATGGATTTGAACGAAGtcgaaaattatttcgaaagtAAAAATATCCGTTCGAAAAATCACATTCGAAGGGTAATGGAggacaaaaaaatcaaagaagCCGTTTCtccaataaatatcaaatttagaTTAGATAAATCAGCTTACGAAATTTTTCGTAAACCCCTGTATTATACAGTAGACGACGAAGGGAAACTTCAAAACGAAATAATAGATCTTATATCATCATCCCcttctattaataatagaaaaagaaaaattgacgacgatataaatatttatttacaaaatgaaaaaatagattcaaaaaaatttcaaagtattgATAACTCCAACATAACACCAAATGTCATTTCTAACCTCACActcaaagaaaatataaacaaaaacattttaaacgTCGAACATAATCAAGATAAAACTTTTTCGTATCCCCCCGTAAAACAATTTATCAAACCTCAAAACGAACCAACATTTAGTTGCCATTTTTGTCGAAATACATTCGAAACAAAAACATTCACAATTCACTACAAAGCATGCGCAATAAACAATATGCCCGACGTATTAGTggataaattagaaaataataaaaccgcGGAAACAATGTACCGTCGAGCTATATCTAATCTTATAGAACCGGTAATCGAAATTACGAATAGTacctattttaatattaattatgaaattgaaACACGACAATTAATTCGACAATTATTAACAATCGATAAAAATTTACGTCCAGCTGAACGAGACACTCAAACCGATTTAAAACCGAACGAAACCGATTTAGAATCGATTAATACCGAGCACGGAATAACATCCTcggttatattaaaaaatttcaaaccatatctcgatttatataaaattccaGTATCGATTAATATCGGAAACGAATTATCTGTCAAATATAGTTATAAAGACCCGCCTGAAACGATACGAAAATTTAAAGATTGGAATAACCTCACTCCTATAGATGTTAAAATCACCAAAGAAACTAAGGAATTGAAACAAAGTCAAGAAGCGGGACTATTAGAAAATTTAGATACTATTAAGAAACTTCTCGATTCGGTTGACACTAGTGCTACGATGCACGACAACGTTGCCGAGTCTCATTCATCGACTGAAAATATCGTATCTACAAATATTAATCTAAACGTACCTAGCTTCGGTTTAAGATACGAGTTGGAACAAAATCACGATTATATTGtaaaacctcaaaatatacaatttccaTCGTATTCTCCAtgtattaaagaaaatttttgtgattATCGAAACTATAATAATTCATTGAACTGTCTACCTTCTGGATACACGAATGAATCTCAAAATGGTATGTTGTACGATCAACATTTTGACAAATATCCAAATGTAACTTCGAACGTTAATAATCAAATTCCGATTCgtaattctaataaaatttggTATCCTCCGTTACCTTCTCACAACTTTATTCCTAGTATAGAAACGAAACAAACCGTGTACCAGTTAAATCCGGATAGAATGCAACCCGTAATACAGAGAATACGTAATGATAATTATCATTTGAATTCTGCGCAATCGAATATGTACAGTGGTTCGTCTAATAATAcgtattataataattatcaacaaaacgCAAATCGTGGTTATAGTGTTAATAATAACGGAAGTGGTAAAATAGTTACGCAAATGCATTACAGGGATGCTCAATATTCGAGACACAATTTAAAccaaaattgtattaataataattcttcCGGTATCAGAGTTCGACCGATTAgtgatttaaaatga
- the LOC130445689 gene encoding putative uncharacterized protein DDB_G0282133 isoform X2: MFDNICRLCSDAPDKLVSVFDKKEIKNLLKFKKPLQYVIFITAGVEINKEDPISQKICTSCGKHLVQLYKFREKSLKNDRFLRIEIITLFQELQKKTAEKNIIHNSVVQLFKTYPYLKLPYDSLNLDFSPIVEMDLNEVENYFESKNIRSKNHIRRVMEDKKIKEAVSPINIKFRLDKSAYEIFRKPLYYTVDDEGKLQNEIIDLISSSPSINNRKRKIDDDINIYLQNEKIDSKKFQSIDNSNITPNVISNLTLKENINKNILNVEHNQDKTFSYPPVKQFIKPQNEPTFSCHFCRNTFETKTFTIHYKACAINNMPDVLVDKLENNKTAETMYRRAISNLIEPVIEITNSTYFNINYEIETRQLIRQLLTIDKNLRPAERDTQTDLKPNETDLESINTEHGITSSVILKNFKPYLDLYKIPVSINIGNELSVKYSYKDPPETIRKFKDWNNLTPIDVKITKETKELKQSQEAGLLENLDTIKKLLDSVDTSATMHDNVAESHSSTENIVSTNINLNVPSFGLRYELEQNHDYIVKPQNIQFPSYSPCIKENFCDYRNYNNSLNCLPSGYTNESQNGMLYDQHFDKYPNVTSNVNNQIPIRNSNKIWYPPLPSHNFIPSIETKQTVYQLNPDRMQPVIQRIRNDNYHLNSAQSNMYSGSSNNTYYNNYQQNANRGYSVNNNGSGKIVTQMHYRDAQYSRHNLNQNCINNNSSGIRVRPISDLK, from the exons atgtttgatAATATTTGTAGATTGTGTTCAGACGCGCCGGATAAATTGGTTTCCGTATTCgataaaaaggaaattaaaaatcTACTGAAATTCAAGAAACCACTACAATATGTCATTTTCATTACTGCTGGTGTTGAG ataAATAAAGAGGATCCAATATCTCAAAAGATATGTACGAGTTGTGGAAAACACCTTGTACAATTGtataaatttcgtgaaaaatcTCTGAAAAATGACAGGTTCTTAAGG ATTGAAATAATCACGTTGTTTCAGGAACTTCAGAAAAAAACCGCCGAAAAAAACATAATTCACAATAGCGTCGTTCAACTTTTCAAAACTTACCCTTATCTCAAATTACCTTACGATAGTTTGAATTTAGATTTTTCGCCAATCGTAGAAATGGATTTGAACGAAGtcgaaaattatttcgaaagtAAAAATATCCGTTCGAAAAATCACATTCGAAGGGTAATGGAggacaaaaaaatcaaagaagCCGTTTCtccaataaatatcaaatttagaTTAGATAAATCAGCTTACGAAATTTTTCGTAAACCCCTGTATTATACAGTAGACGACGAAGGGAAACTTCAAAACGAAATAATAGATCTTATATCATCATCCCcttctattaataatagaaaaagaaaaattgacgacgatataaatatttatttacaaaatgaaaaaatagattcaaaaaaatttcaaagtattgATAACTCCAACATAACACCAAATGTCATTTCTAACCTCACActcaaagaaaatataaacaaaaacattttaaacgTCGAACATAATCAAGATAAAACTTTTTCGTATCCCCCCGTAAAACAATTTATCAAACCTCAAAACGAACCAACATTTAGTTGCCATTTTTGTCGAAATACATTCGAAACAAAAACATTCACAATTCACTACAAAGCATGCGCAATAAACAATATGCCCGACGTATTAGTggataaattagaaaataataaaaccgcGGAAACAATGTACCGTCGAGCTATATCTAATCTTATAGAACCGGTAATCGAAATTACGAATAGTacctattttaatattaattatgaaattgaaACACGACAATTAATTCGACAATTATTAACAATCGATAAAAATTTACGTCCAGCTGAACGAGACACTCAAACCGATTTAAAACCGAACGAAACCGATTTAGAATCGATTAATACCGAGCACGGAATAACATCCTcggttatattaaaaaatttcaaaccatatctcgatttatataaaattccaGTATCGATTAATATCGGAAACGAATTATCTGTCAAATATAGTTATAAAGACCCGCCTGAAACGATACGAAAATTTAAAGATTGGAATAACCTCACTCCTATAGATGTTAAAATCACCAAAGAAACTAAGGAATTGAAACAAAGTCAAGAAGCGGGACTATTAGAAAATTTAGATACTATTAAGAAACTTCTCGATTCGGTTGACACTAGTGCTACGATGCACGACAACGTTGCCGAGTCTCATTCATCGACTGAAAATATCGTATCTACAAATATTAATCTAAACGTACCTAGCTTCGGTTTAAGATACGAGTTGGAACAAAATCACGATTATATTGtaaaacctcaaaatatacaatttccaTCGTATTCTCCAtgtattaaagaaaatttttgtgattATCGAAACTATAATAATTCATTGAACTGTCTACCTTCTGGATACACGAATGAATCTCAAAATGGTATGTTGTACGATCAACATTTTGACAAATATCCAAATGTAACTTCGAACGTTAATAATCAAATTCCGATTCgtaattctaataaaatttggTATCCTCCGTTACCTTCTCACAACTTTATTCCTAGTATAGAAACGAAACAAACCGTGTACCAGTTAAATCCGGATAGAATGCAACCCGTAATACAGAGAATACGTAATGATAATTATCATTTGAATTCTGCGCAATCGAATATGTACAGTGGTTCGTCTAATAATAcgtattataataattatcaacaaaacgCAAATCGTGGTTATAGTGTTAATAATAACGGAAGTGGTAAAATAGTTACGCAAATGCATTACAGGGATGCTCAATATTCGAGACACAATTTAAAccaaaattgtattaataataattcttcCGGTATCAGAGTTCGACCGATTAgtgatttaaaatga